A stretch of Episyrphus balteatus chromosome 2, idEpiBalt1.1, whole genome shotgun sequence DNA encodes these proteins:
- the LOC129909740 gene encoding uncharacterized protein LOC129909740: MDCFICNQRFDTLKSISTHFKVVHRLDGVGVYRCTFNNCTSITSTFSNFSRHCKTHIKDGLTLFWSSSNIVESSDLPSYSEFVSDSYRISPPTAVSSDTNHFNQVNTDIDMDRDNDNNHDNYINIDKIGIKFAMKLYSMDNLSRKDATTIIGMIKQSIHEPMIEFFKIFANKSNRPIEDRLQISSLIAAVEKPFELCSTDHNLMQWLTLNDYLCAATEFTINDELQNVYRNGINCHEDYTTTGVLLPLEFQFRKTFEKNDLLIKTITEIKKISSDESNISHFIKGKAWQKKLELFSSSETVIPYFLYMDDAEINNPLGSHADPISFIYYSFPVIPGKSDVNLAALFKARDYKSFGNKKCLYALIEKIKFLEETGINIATSEGIKNVHFVMALLIGDNLGLNAILGFSSCSSTFFCRLCKLPKKKTSEMPIEVKIMLRNRENYEQDVAVNDYKQTGIHENSVFNSIKSFHVTSNYSVDVMHDIFEGVCHYNMCHIIRHIIEKKFFSNLETFNDRINSFNYGEIEIGNISQSPITNDNLKNMHLKKTAREMMTFVYHFPLIVADRIPEKDEIWIFFLNFVEIIDILLDFNISNDMIDHLAELIRQHHLDYVKLFKDTLKPKHHFMVHYPLVFRMSGVPRNFWCFQFEAKHKEFKKYARVINCRKNIPLTLSIKFQLKFAQSILNETSSDLVTFSDCHMLDTSHFELINDYKVRQGIHSDFSSFSQCVYYGKLFKKGYFISQCLDNAIENAYIFRIKEVVKFSEPTFPYLVCERVQIIAYRKHYAAIEIGNATTPIQYLSHHLLRIDNCKSPPINVYKISRGLMMIRPKIIY; the protein is encoded by the coding sequence ATGGATTGCTTTATTTGTAATCAAAGATTTGATACCTTGAAAAGTATATCGACTCACTTCAAAGTAGTTCACCGATTAGATGGAGTAGGTGTTTACCGGTGTACTTTTAATAACTGTACGTCAATTACTTccactttttcaaatttttcgcgGCATTGTAAAACTCACATTAAGGATGGATTGACACTATTTTGGTCATCCTCGAATATTGTTGAGAGTTCAGATTTGCCTTCTTATTCTGAATTTGTATCAGATTCTTATCGTATTTCTCCTCCAACTGCAGTTTCTTCTGACACAAATCATTTTAATCAAGTGAACACTGATATAGATATGGACAGAGATAATGATAATAATCATGataattatattaatattgATAAAATTGGAATAAAGTTTGCTATGAAATTATACAGTATGGACAATTTGTCACGCAAGGATGCGACTACAATAATAGGAATGATTAAGCAATCAATTCACGAGCCCATGATAgagttctttaaaatatttgctAATAAAAGTAACCGACCGATCGAAGATCGCTTACAGATCTCATCGTTAATTGCAGCGGTTGAAAAGCCATTCGAACTATGCAGCACTGATCACAATCTTATGCAATGGCTGACATTGAATGATTATTTATGTGCAGCTACAGAGTTCACTATTAATGACGAGTTACAAAATGTTTATCGTAATGGAATTAATTGCCATGAAGATTATACAACTACGGGGGTCCTCCTCCCACTTGAATTTCAATTcagaaaaacttttgaaaaaaatgatctattaattaaaactatcacagaaatcaaaaaaatttcaagtgatGAATCGAATATCTCACATTTCATTAAAGGAAAAGCTTggcaaaaaaaacttgaattgtTTTCATCTAGTGAAACTGTCATACCTTATTTCTTATACATGGATGATGCGGAAATAAATAACCCGTTAGGCTCACACGCCGATcctatttcatttatttattattcatttcccGTCATCCCGGGGAAATCTGATGTTAATTTAGCTGCACTTTTCAAAGCTCGCGACTACAAATCGTTCGGAAATAAAAAATGCCTTTACGcacttattgaaaaaattaaatttttggaagAAACCGGAATTAATATAGCTACATCTGAaggaataaaaaatgttcactttgTAATGGCTTTATTGATTGGTGATAATTTGGGTTTAAATGCTATCTTAGGGTTTTCTTCGTGCAGTAGTACATTTTTTTGTCGACTTTgcaagcttccaaaaaaaaaaacttctgaaatgcCTATTGAAGTGAAAATTATGCTGCGTAATAGGGAGAATTATGAACAAGACGTCGCTGTTAACGATTACAAACAAACGGGCATACACGAGAATTCAGTTTTCAATTCTATTAAATCATTTCACGTGACATCCAACTATTCAGTTGATGTGATGCATGATATTTTTGAGGGCGTATGCCACTATAACATGTGTCACATCATTCGACATATTATTGAAAAGAAGTTTTTCTCAAATTTGGAGACTTTCAACGACCGAATTAACTCGTTTAATTACGGAGAAATTGAGATCGGAAACATTTCACAGTCACCAATTACGaatgacaatttaaaaaatatgcatttaaagAAAACCGCGCGTGAAATGATGACTTTTGTTTATCATTTTCCCCTAATTGTAGCCGATCGTATTCCTGAAAAAGACGAAATCTggattttcttcttaaatttcgTAGAAATCATAGATATTCTTTTggatttcaatatttcgaaTGACATGATTGATCACCTTGCTGAACTTATAAGACAACACCATCTTGACTATGTAAAGTTGTTCAAGGATACTCTTAAACCAAAACATCATTTTATGGTGCATTACCCATTGGTATTTCGTATGTCGGGCGTGCCGCGAAATTTTTGGTGTTTCCAATTCGAAGCCAAACATAAGGAATTCAAGAAATATGCGCGAGTCATTAACTGTCGAAAGAACATTCCACTCacattatcaattaaatttcaattaaaatttgcaCAATCGATATTAAATGAGACTTCTTCTGATCTTGTGACTTTCTCTGATTGTCACATGCTTGATACTTCCCACTTTGAATTGATAAATGATTACAAAGTACGTCAGGGAATCCACTCAGATTTCTCAAGTTTCTCACAATGCGTCTATTACGgcaaactattcaaaaaaggtTACTTCATTTCACAATGTCTCGATAATGCAATAGAAAATGCGTATATATTTCGTATAAAAGAGGTAGTTAAGTTTTCCGAGCCAACTTTTCCGTATTTAGTATGCGAACGTGTTCAAATAATTGCTTATCGAAAACACTACGCTGCAATCGAAATTGGCAATGCCACTACACCAATTCAATACTTATCTCATCATTTACTACGAATAGATAATTGCAAAAGTCCTCCaataaatgtttataaaatatCTCGTGGTTTAATGATGATAAGaccaaaaataatatattaa
- the LOC129909741 gene encoding uncharacterized protein LOC129909741 yields the protein MDESQSRSTSPVEKNTISELKQTETPVNIIPQTETPVNIIPSSQVLLSTTNYVLVRDDSKLLLNDLSSPDNKSISIQEQSDDQSGVENVSFTELISSYCSNDDDNEVEALKTLLNEWKIPNMFHQLFIDENLFVPVLQVANEFFMKRFLQTLNITTASRIVFFDKWFQWKTERYTSLSNTPSLVSTPTTSVASPSSTTASVSKSLIDILNCKDGQTIKDYYDENKNIDNKSVRKLLTDTILSYARINNVHFSSNDLIKLSDEI from the exons atggacgaATCACAATCACGTTCAACGTCACCTGTGGAGAAAAATACGATAAGTGAATTAAAACAAACAGAAACACCGGTCAATATTATCCCACAAACAGAAACACCGGTCAACATTATCCCATCTAGTCAAGTACTTCTATCGACTACAAATTACGTTTTGGTTCGAGATGACAGTAAATTATTACTAAATGATTTGTCATCGCCAGATAACAAATCAATAAGTATTCAAGAGCAATCAGATGATCAATCAGGTGTGGAAAACGTTTCATTCACAGAATTGATAAGTTCTTATTGCTCCAATGATGATGACAATGAGGTGGAAGCTCTCAAAACTCTTTTGAATGAATGGAAAATCCCAAATATGTTTCACCAACTTTTTATTG ATGAAAATCTTTTTGTACCGGTGTTGCAAGTGGCAAACGAATTTTTCATGAAGAGGTTTTTACAAACTTTAAATATAACAACCGCGAGTAGGATTGTTTTCTTTGATAAGTGGTTTCAATGGAAAACCGAACGGTATACATCTTTATCTAATACTCCGTCTTTAGTTTCTACACCAACGACTAGTGTAGCGTCACCTTCATCTACCACAGCATCAGTGAGCAAAAGTTTGATAGATATTTTAAACTGTAAAGATGGACAAACAATTAAAGATTATTATgacgaaaataaaaacatagaCAATAAATCTGTTCGTAAGTTGCTCACCGACACAATTTTGAGTTACGCCAGAATAAATAACGTACATTTCTCGTCGAACGATTTGATAAAGCTTTCAGATGaaatataa
- the LOC129910381 gene encoding uncharacterized protein LOC129910381 gives MKNPKGMLANKFHNYRGKSRSINRLFADHNNKKKKIDDLPVEPNTFEQEKLLLKMKHDHHTMNAQEKSDAWAKTFNIRQLDLKKANDKTIKWEKFYEKWHFMNFPNGYEYIESDFNRMFANKDDVLVGTKIAHFCNLMLQYAFPKLITNIELKNMLHDFNQQCQADVCEVTQSNYN, from the exons ATGAAAAATCCTAAAGGAATGCTTGCAAACAAATTTCATAATTATCGAGGAAAAAGTCGTTCAATAAATCGTTTGTTTGCGGaccacaataataaaaaaaagaaaatcgatgATTTGCCGGTGGAACCAAATACTTTTGAACAAGAAAAGCTGCTTCTAAAAATGAAGCACGATCATCATACAATGAACGCTCAGGAAAAAAGTGATGCATGGGCAAAAACTTTCAATATTCGCCAATTAGATCTCAAAAAGGCTAACGATAAGACAATTAAATGGGAAAAATTCTATGAAAAATGGCACTTCATGAACTTTCCGAATGGCTATGAATAT ATCGAATCGGACTTCAACAGAATGTTTGCAAATAAAGATGATGTTCTGGTGGGTACCAAAATAGCCCATTTTTGCAATTTAATGCTGCAATACGCGTTCCCAAAATTAATAACCAACATCgagttaaaaaatatgttgCACGATTTCAATCAACAATGTCAAGCAGATGTGTGCGAAGTCACTCAGAGTAACTATAATTAA
- the LOC129909742 gene encoding uncharacterized protein LOC129909742, with product MDMNIKTLKNLIKTKEALKKKYMLLKTGKYIKDLETENTYKPIVEPLRKIVKNFENSETKNRELKEIKSSAVKRRLQFKSPPTEEAEAIEYENNSSEGDLNLPLSNSMTVDEDTSFKTPSNSFNESTPINRSLISNSLHDKIYGPYFDAESNSNKLGRSNFKINDENNIIIDEEIFYGTEGLLELVLSKNPRKSIYNTEDLKQYQKILQKTCAHLRNHDINSQVKGNRGQKYKKIIKPLIQSITKSKQTKVGNAYMDMDSSPTMIYSANPIDYVYWDNPNELVDRLRLLIASETSGHNNHKNEINSIVEELREQNIIY from the coding sequence ATGGATATGAATATAAAAACACtgaaaaatcttataaaaacaAAGGAGGCTTTGAAGAAAAAGTATATGCTTCTCAAAACTGGAAAATACATAAAGGACTTAGAAACTGAAAACACGTATAAACCAATTGTTGAACCCTTACGtaaaatcgttaaaaattttgaaaatagtgAAACCAAGAATCGCgagttaaaagaaataaaatcatcCGCTGTTAAGCGTCGTCTTCAATTTAAAAGTCCCCCAACAGAAGAAGCTGAAGCaattgaatatgaaaataattctTCAGAAGGAGATTTGAATTTACCTTTATCGAATTCGATGACAGTTGATGAAGACACATCATTTAAAACACCTTCAAATAGCTTTAATGAAAGTACTCCGATCAACAGATCGTTGATTTCAAATTCACTTCATGATAAAATCTATGGTCCGTACTTTGATGCTGAATCGAATTCAAACAAATTGGGAAGatcaaactttaaaataaacgatgaaaacaatattataattgatgaaGAAATTTTCTATGGAACTGAGGGTCTTCTTGAACTAGTATTGAGCAAAAATCCCCGAAAGAGTATTTATAATACTGAAGATTTAAAGCagtatcaaaaaatattacaaaaaacatGCGCTCATTTGAGAAATCATGATATAAATTCACAGGTTAAAGGTAATAGaggacaaaaatataaaaaaattattaaacctTTGATTCAGAGTAtaacaaaaagtaaacaaacaaaagttgGAAATGCATACATGGATATGGATAGTTCTCCTACAATGATCTATTCAGCTAATCCTATTGATTATGTATATTGGGATAACCCAAATGAGCTTGTAGATAGGTTGAGACTTTTAATCGCATCTGAAACTTCGGGGCATAACaatcataaaaatgaaataaattcaatcgTGGAAGAGTTGCgagaacaaaatataatttattag